A DNA window from Arachis duranensis cultivar V14167 chromosome 3, aradu.V14167.gnm2.J7QH, whole genome shotgun sequence contains the following coding sequences:
- the LOC107477144 gene encoding UDP-glucose iridoid glucosyltransferase: MIMASNHRLIVIPPPLQGHMTPMLQLATILYSKGFSITVVHTKFNSPDPTNHPDFTFVPFHDGLPDSYTVSSKNFIHISSHLNTNCVTPLKEVLVRIIKEEKISCVIYDGLMHFIDSVARELNLPTILFRTTCATNYLSYHWLSLLQRNGYLPLQDSSMEMVEGLEPLRFKDLPIFNLGESATDIMVKQVTESLSVKPSLGVIFNTIEFLESSSLQKLRKLYKVGVFSIGPLHMCMASSETQEKNNNCSTSLMKEDYSCITWLNEQEPCSVLYVSLGSIASWEEKELIEVAYGLTNSEQRFLWVIRPETIESIPEEVKSATRKKGRIVTWAPQREVLAHRAVGGFWSHCGWNSTLESMCFGVPMMCQPCFGDQRVNARLVSNVWKVGIECSEMRIKRDEVEGAVRRMMVSEEGKLMREKAGLMKDKIKISVRDNDALNGIVHAIVVSSSNSSAQHNNHNSS, translated from the exons ATGATAATGGCATCAAATCACCGCTTAATTGTGATTCCACCACCCCTTCAAGGCCACATGACACCTATGCTTCAATTAGCCACTATTCTTTATTCTAAGGGCTTCTCCATCACTGTAGTACACACCAAATTCAATTCCCCTGACCCAACTAACCACCCTGATTTTACTTTTGTACCCTTTCATGACGGTTTACCCGATTCATACACCGTTTCTTCCAAGAACTTTATTCATATTTCTTCACACCTCAACACCAATTGTGTCACACCGCTTAAGGAGGTTTTGGTTAGGATCATCAAGGAAGAGAAGATTTCATGTGTTATCTATGATGGCTTAATGCACTTCATTGATTCTGTGGCTAGAGAACTCAACCTTCCTACCATACTCTTCAGAACCACATGTGCTACTAATTATCTCTCTTACCATTGGTTATCTTTGCTACAAAGAAACGGATATCTTCCCTTACAAG ATTCTAGTATGGAGATGGTGGAAGGACTTGAACCTCTACGATTCAAAGATCTACCAATTTTTAATTTGGGAGAATCTGCAACTGATATCATGGTGAAACAAGTAACTGAATCACTCTCAGTGAAACCATCATTAGGTGTCATCTTCAACACCATTGAATTCCTTGAATCTTCATCGCTCCAAAAACTCCGAAAACTCTACAAAGTTGGTGTGTTTTCCATAGGACCCTTACATATGTGTATGGCGTCATCAGAAACACAAGAGAAGAATAATAATTGTTCAACAAGCCTCATGAAAGAAGACTATAGCTGCATAACATGGCTGAACGAACAAGAGCCATGTTCAGTTCTGTATGTGAGTTTAGGAAGCATAGCAAGCTGGGAAGAGAAGGAACTAATTGAAGTGGCATACGGCTTAACAAACAGCGAACAAAGGTTTCTATGGGTGATAAGACCAGAAACGATAGAGTCAATTCCGGAAGAAGTGAAAAGTGCGACGAGAAAGAAGGGTAGAATAGTAACATGGGCACCGCAGAGAGAAGTTCTGGCGCATAGAGCAGTGGGAGGGTTCTGGAGCCACTGTGGATGGAATTCGACGCTGGAGAGCATGTGCTTTGGGGTTCCGATGATGTGTCAGCCGTGCTTCGGAGACCAGAGGGTGAATGCAAGGTTGGTGAGTAATGTATGGAAGGTGGGAATAGAATGCTCGGAGATGAGAATAAAGAGGGATGAGGTGGAAGGTGCGGTGAGGAGAATGATGGTGAGTGAGGAAGGAAAGTTAATGAGAGAGAAAGCGGGGTTgatgaaggataaaattaagataagtgTTAGAGATAATGATGCTTTAAATGGAATTGTTCATGCTATCGTCGTGTCTTCTTCTAATTCTTCTGCACAacataataatcataactcgtCATAG
- the LOC107476808 gene encoding uncharacterized protein LOC107476808 isoform X1: MAPSPLIPSQSRNSSLFSASGQHHRGGAALSSPSPFVLHGSTYSLPSSTPSPPRTAAARTRRLRPPLTARPPCTQPRSGTAAGSSSTYQQPRVALRAAQSSRRAVRHAGESLTNPMDSNSINSEDLTEIENSNREDPEQPQIEGEELNRIAP, encoded by the exons ATGGCGCCATCTCCTCTCATCCCATCACAGTCTCGAAACTCCTCCCTCTTCTCCGCCTCCGGACAGCACCATCGCGGAGGCGCAGCCCTTtcctctccctctcccttcGTCCTCCACGGCTCCACATACTCCCTCCCCAGCAGCACGCCATCTCCTCCACGCACAGCAGCAGCACGCACCAGACGCCTTCGTCCTCCACTCACAGCaagacctccctgcactcagccACGCAGTGGCACAGCAGCAGGGTCGTCGTCCACGTATCAGCAGCCCCGTGTCGCCCTCCGTGCAGCGCAGTCCAGCCGCCGTGCCGTCCGCCACGCAG GTGAGAGTTTGACGAATCCAATGGATAGCAATAGTATAAACAGTGAAGATCTGACAGAAATTGAGAATTCCAACAGAGAGGACCCTGAACAGCCTCAGATTGAGGGTGAGGAGCTGAATAGGATAGCTCCATGA
- the LOC107476808 gene encoding uncharacterized protein LOC107476808 isoform X2, with the protein MAPSPLIPSQSRNSSLFSASGQHHRGGAALSSPSPFVLHGSTYSLPSSTPSPPRTAAARTRRLRPPLTARPPCTQPRSGTAAGSSSTYQQPRVALRAAQSSRRAVRHAGGQYYCPSSLFDPDLGELKVFVLVSKIPNLFLGVVEVERRIKR; encoded by the exons ATGGCGCCATCTCCTCTCATCCCATCACAGTCTCGAAACTCCTCCCTCTTCTCCGCCTCCGGACAGCACCATCGCGGAGGCGCAGCCCTTtcctctccctctcccttcGTCCTCCACGGCTCCACATACTCCCTCCCCAGCAGCACGCCATCTCCTCCACGCACAGCAGCAGCACGCACCAGACGCCTTCGTCCTCCACTCACAGCaagacctccctgcactcagccACGCAGTGGCACAGCAGCAGGGTCGTCGTCCACGTATCAGCAGCCCCGTGTCGCCCTCCGTGCAGCGCAGTCCAGCCGCCGTGCCGTCCGCCACGCAG GTGGTCAATATTATTGTCCTTCATCTCTTTTTGACCCTGATCTTGGAGAATTGAAAGTTTTTGTCCTTGTCTCAAAGattccaaatttatttttgggtGTAGTTGAAGTGGAAAGAAGAATTAAAAG GTGA
- the LOC107477077 gene encoding copper transporter 2: MDHDMGMAAPPPSTMVMMKRRHFMHMTFFWGTKSEVLFDQWPGDSRGMYALALLFVFVMSFLVEWLSHTRFMKPGSNKLSAGLGQTVLHLLRVGLAYLVMLALMSFNAGVFLMAVLGHALGFFFFGSRAFAKPHNG, encoded by the coding sequence ATGGATCATGACATGGGCATGGCAGCACCACCGCCATCCACCATGGTGATGATGAAGCGCCGCCATTTCATGCACATGACATTCTTCTGGGGGACAAAGTCTGAGGTTCTGTTCGACCAATGGCCCGGGGACAGCCGTGGCATGTACGCGCTCGCTCTGCTCTTTGTTTTCGTCATGTCCTTCCTGGTGGAGTGGCTGTCCCACACCCGCTTTATGAAACCCGGTTCCAACAAGCTCAGTGCCGGTTTGGGTCAGACCGTGTTACACCTCCTTAGAGTTGGTTTGGCATACCTCGTTATGCTTGCTCTCATGTCGTTCAACGCCGGTGTCTTCTTGATGGCTGTGTTGGGTCACGCTCtcggcttcttcttctttggtaGCAGGGCTTTCGCTAAACCACACAACGGATAA
- the LOC107476806 gene encoding uncharacterized protein LOC107476806, whose product MSRKLFDQLKSEESPYHPCHEVIRNEEDSTWSHLKHGNRGRESDDDDELVKYMSNLPGYLERGKKNREKVLNVGVLDWTRLEQWQYSHKYVSHKSGSRTSTSSNASSSVSTDRLSCSSNRGNSHCASGQRKNNPSLQAHFMASPMQSHSEAIKSSRQSVGKRQNFTGRHGNPDAQSRYVNTDGYLAWNKPSNRLKGCDRKYLGQFVSKESDIFPNDRMYEAALCGGRMGVSIQDGGLEKRSETLRRPNIDAVVQGALRKSEPVPHFPREVARKSHCAVPDMHTSLSEKFSRMSFSEKPREFYHKEFDYDVPHSCPLPDELSYDNNSQYQGSGFSSTDLESIKVPASTFSSPLSTFSSPMSVKMSISPSRVSKTEEKKPTIGSTSSANEPHQGSDPKVMPEKSRSSSPFRRLSLNIGHTSKGSTSKEAGHMSHLSSTPALKSNMQDVRGYVRSNTLGDDKACDAGRRKSSPLRRLLDPLLKPKTAKSRPSMDLAQKDSVSTNKNYISVNGNLSSQKADKALDRDYSSANAIDSSKDKHHVASATQAFLRIAVRNGMPLFTFGVDNTDRNILAATVKNLSSSGEDECNCIYTFYTFREAKKKNGSWMIQAGKNKGSDYISHAVAQMKVSDKHGDNLDSYNMKEFVLVSVKLVQGDDQVTDYQPNDELAAIVLKTPKSISFINDAHQDPVHATVLLPSGVHSLPSKGGPSSLIERWRSGGSCDCGGWDLACQLKILSNENQARKKPKSSKAYFADKLELFLQGNEQEHRSAFSLTPLKHGMYSVAFDSSLSLLQAFSICIALMKSKMPVPYELSGSRSSIEGKIPRETTLLVQNEELKAFGKLEDIPASYVSYPPHSPVGRV is encoded by the exons ATGAGTAGAAAGCTTTTTGAccagttgaagtcagaggagtCTCCATATCATCCTTGTCATGAAGTTATCAGAAATGAGGAAGACAGCACATGGAGTCACCTCAAGCATGGGAACCGTGGAAGGGAAagcgatgatgatgatgagctgGTTAAGTACATGTCGAATTTGCCAGGTTATCTGGAGAGGGGGAAGAAGAATAGGGAGAAAGTGTTGAATGTTGGCGTTCTTGATTGGACCCGTCTAGAACAATGGCAGTACAGCCATAAATATGTGTCTCATAAAAGTGGCAGCAGAACTTCTACATCTAGTAATGCATCCTCTTCTGTTTCGACAGATCGGTTATCTTGTTCTTCTAACAGAGGTAACAGTCATTGTGCTTCTGGTCAAAGAAAAAACAACCCTTCACTACAAGCTCATTTCATGGCATCTCCAATGCAAAGCCACTCTGAAGCCATCAAATCCTCTAGACAAAGTGTCGGAAAACGTCAGAATTTTACAGGTCGCCATGGCAATCCAGATGCACAGAGCAGATATGTTAACACAGATGGTTATCTTGCTTGGAACAAGCCTAGTAACAGACTGAAAGGTTGCGACAGGAAATACTTGGGTCAATTTGTTAGTAAAGAAAGTGACATCTTTCCGAATGATCGAATGTATGAGGCAGCATTGTGTGGGGGTAGGATGGGAGTAAGCATTCAAGATGGTGGATTGGAGAAAAGATCAGAAACTTTGAGAAGACCAAACATTGATGCTGTTGTACAAGGTGCACTCAGGAAAAGTGAGCCAGTTCCTCATTTTCCTAGAGAAGTTGCTCGAAAGAGTCATTGTGCTGTCCCTGATATGCATACATCCTTGTCTGAAAAGTTTAGTCGAATGAGCTTTTCAGAAAAGCCTAGGGAGTTTTACCACAAAGAATTTGATTATGATGTTCCGCACTCCTGTCCTTTACCAGATGAACTTAGCTATGACAATAATTCTCAGTATCAAGGATCAGGTTTCAGTTCGACAGATCTGGAAAGTATCAAAGTTCCTGCTTCAACTTTCTCATCACCCTTATCTACTTTCTCATCACCCATGTCGGTCAAGATGAGCATAAGTCCATCCAGAGTTAGTAAGACCGAAGAAAAGAAGCCAACCATAGGCTCCACTTCATCTGCAAATGAGCCTCACCAGGGATCAGACCCAAAAGTAATGCCTGAAAAGTCAAGAAGCTCTTCACCTTTTCGTCGATTAAGCCTCAACATTGGCCATACAAGCAAAGGTTCTACCTCTAAAGAGGCTGGGCACATGTCGCATTTGAGCTCCACACCAGCTCTTAAATCAAACATGCAAGATGTGAGGGGCTATGTTAGATCAAACACTTTAGGCGATGATAAAGCTTGTGATGCAGGCAGAAGAAAATCAAGCCCATTGAGGAGGTTACTGGATCCATTGCTGAAACCAAAGACAGCTAAAAGCCGTCCTTCGATGGATTTAGCTCAGAAGGATTCGGTATCAACGAACAAGAATTATATCTCGGTTAATGGGAATCTTTCCAGTCAAAAGGCAGACAAAGCATTAGACAGGGATTATAGCTCAGCTAATGCCATTGATTCCTCGAAGGACAAGCATCACGTCGCATCAGCAACTCAAGCTTTTCTTAGAATTGCTGTGAGGAATGGCATGCCTCTTTTCACATTTGGTGTGGACAACACTGACAGAAACATTCTTGCAGCGACAGTGAAGAACTTAAGCTCCTCAGGAGAAGATGAATGCAACTGTATCTACACTTTTTACACCTTTAGGGAGGCtaagaagaagaatggaagtTGGATGATTCAAGCAGGAAAAAACAAAGGCTCTGACTACATTTCTCATGCTGTTGCCCAAATGAAGGTATCTGACAAACATGGAGACAATTTGGACTCCTATAACATGAAAGAGTTTGTTCTGGTTTCAGTGAAGTTAGTGCAGGGAGATGATCAAGTCACCGATTATCAGCCGAATGACGAGCTTGCTGCCATTGTTCTCAAAACACCTAAATCTATCAGTTTCATCAATGATGCACATCAGGATCCTGTCCATGCAACAGTTTTGCTTCCAAGTGGGGTTCATAGTCTTCCTAGTAAAGGTGGGCCTTCGTCTTTGATCGAGCGCTGGAGATCCGGCGGATCATGTGACTGCGGTGGCTGGGATTTGGCCTGCCAACTTAAAATCCTTTCTAATGAAAATCAAGCCAgaaaaaaaccaaaatcatCCAAGGCTTATTTTGCAGATAAACTTGAACTCTTCCTCCAG GGGAACGAACAAGAGCACCGGTCCGCATTCAGTTTGACCCCCTTGAAGCATGGAATGTATTCAGTGGCATTTGATTCATCACTCTCACTTTTGCAAGCATTCTCCATCTGCATAGCATTGATGAAGAGTAAGATGCCAGTGCCATATGAGCTTTCAGGATCAAGAAGCTCCATTGAAGGTAAAATTCCAAGGGAAACAACACTATTGGTGCAAAATGAGGAACTTAAGGCTTTTGGTAAATTGGAGGACATTCCTGCAAGTTATGTCTCTTATCCACCACACTCCCCTGTTGGTAGGGTCTAA
- the LOC107476809 gene encoding copper transporter 2, producing MDHDMGMAAPPPSTMVMMKRRHFMHMTFFWGTKSEVLFDQWPGDSRGMYALALLFVFVMSFLVEWLSHTRFMKPGSNKLSAGLCQTVLHLLRVGLAYLVMLALMSFNAGVFLMAVLGHALGFFFFGSRAFAKPHNDKRYDDLPPMSC from the coding sequence ATGGATCATGACATGGGCATGGCAGCACCACCGCCATCCACCATGGTGATGATGAAGCGCCGCCATTTCATGCACATGACATTCTTCTGGGGGACAAAGTCTGAGGTTCTGTTCGACCAATGGCCCGGGGACAGCCGTGGCATGTACGCGCTCGCTCTGCTCTTTGTTTTCGTCATGTCCTTCCTGGTGGAGTGGCTGTCCCACACCCGCTTTATGAAACCCGGTTCCAACAAGCTCAGTGCCGGTTTGTGTCAGACCGTGTTACACCTCCTTAGAGTTGGTTTGGCATACCTCGTTATGCTTGCTCTCATGTCGTTCAACGCCGGTGTCTTCTTGATGGCTGTGTTGGGTCACGCTCtcggcttcttcttctttggtaGCCGGGCTTTCGCTAAACCACACAATGATAAGAGATATGATGATCTTCCGCCAATGTCTTGttga
- the LOC107476807 gene encoding 18.5 kDa class I heat shock protein → MSIVPIKQDGEGEGSNSLVDAFLGSRMELWDPFHFMPAPFSNMLSGLGLGSSVNTRLDWRENSKAHVWKVVLPGFTDEDVLVELQDERVLQVSVESGKFMSRFKVPDDANLEQLKANMHNGVLLITVPKYQQASNIRVVEIEGSD, encoded by the coding sequence ATGTCGATAGTGCCAATCAAGCAGGATGGTGAGGGCGAGGGGTCTAACTCTTTGGTTGATGCATTCTTGGGTTCCCGTATGGAGCTGTGGGACCCCTTCCACTTCATGCCCGCCCCGTTCTCCAACATGTTGTCGGGTTTGGGACTCGGGTCATCGGTGAACACCCGCTTGGACTGGAGAGAGAATTCGAAGGCACACGTGTGGAAGGTGGTGCTACCTGGGTTCACGGATGAGGACGTTCTGGTTGAGCTCCAAGACGAGAGGGTGCTTCAGGTGAGCGTGGAGAGCGGCAAGTTCATGAGCAGATTCAAGGTACCTGATGACGCTAACCTTGAGCAACTCAAGGCCAATATGCACAACGGGGTTCTGCTTATCACTGTTCCCAAGTATCAACAAGCCTCCAACATTAGGGTCGTTGAGATTGAAGGCTCTGATTGA
- the LOC107477078 gene encoding copper transporter 1, whose product MDHEEMHDGKRQHFMHMTFFWGTKSEVLFAQWPGDSQYWMYTLALLFVFIMSFLVEWLSHTRFTKPGSRNIVAGLVQTLLYLLRVGLAYLVMLALMSFNGGVFLVAVLAHALGFFLFRSRAFSKPPNDDLPPMSC is encoded by the coding sequence ATGGATCATGAGGAAATGCATGATGGCAAGCGGCAGCATTTCATGCACATGACATTCTTCTGGGGGACAAAGTCCGAGGTTCTGTTCGCCCAATGGCCTGGAGACAGCCAGTATTGGATGTACACACTCGCTCTGCTCTTTGTCTTCATCATGTCCTTCCTCGTCGAGTGGCTCTCCCACACACGCTTCACCAAACCCGGTTCCAGAAACATTGTTGCCGGTCTGGTTCAGACCTTGCTGTACCTCCTTAGAGTTGGTTTGGCCTACCTTGTTATGCTGGCGCTCATGTCTTTTAATGGTGGTGTGTTCTTGGTCGCTGTGCTCGCTCACGCTCTTGGCTTCTTCTTGTTCCGTAGCAGGGCTTTTTCTAAACCGCCAAATGATGATCTTCCTCCAATGTCTTGTTAA
- the LOC127745649 gene encoding uncharacterized protein LOC127745649 → MSSIEILAQWVDVTVLEEEPLVDTEFITNLRTHHRICTSEEDEPKYELVVPGPEDRVCFGRATEAAPHFFYMYESMVTRLGVFLLFSNFEIAVLRHCRVAPTQLHPNSWGLLKIYQFISHTLDFPTSLRIFFFLFHMTKPFSGQNNKQQWVSFRVIQGQRIFTLFDESFHDFKNYFFKVQAVEGHYPFFLDESSSPRFPLYWLEASSCEKYGLDDLDEVEAAIVEFLREVWGRAPYLDTKKFLQGTPTFVQTQLGSFYFSALFPICDLFLSTCLTFLATNCFLQRWRRRIPVNLTRESRRPRRGPVPELAAPG, encoded by the coding sequence atgtctTCCATAGAAATTCTTGCTCAGTGGGTCGATGTCACTGTTTTAGAAGAGGAACCTTTGGTTGATACCGAATTTATTACCAACCTTCGCACTCACCACAGAATTTGTACTTCTGAGGAGGATGAGCCGAAGTATGAATTGGTGGTCCCGGGTCCGGAAGACCGGGTTTGCTTCGGGAGGGCTACTGAGGCGGCTCCTCATTTCTTCTACATGTATGAGAGCATGGTTacccgtttgggtgtttttcttctattttctaaCTTCGAAATTGCTGTCTTACGTCACTGCCGAGTTGCTCCtacccaacttcaccccaattcctggggtcTTCTGAAAATCTACCAGTTTATTAGCCACACTTTAGACTTCCCGACGTCCTTgagaattttcttttttctctttcatatgactaAGCCCTTCAGTGGGCAAAATAACAAGCAACAATGGGTGTCTTTCCGAGTTATACAAGGTCAGAgaattttcaccctttttgatgaatcatttcatgacttcaaaaattatttcttcAAAGTACAAGCCGTAGAGGGTCACTACCCCTTCTTCTTAGACGAGAGTTCTTCCCCTCGCTTTCCTCTGTACTGGCTAGAGGCCTCCTCCTGTGAGAAATATGGTTTGGACGATCTAGATGAAGTGGAGGCAGCCATTGTGGAGTTCctccgagaagtgtgggggagggccccatatcTGGATACCAAAAAATTTCTCCAGGGGACGCCGACCTTTGTTCAGACACAACTAGGtagcttttatttttctgctttgtTTCCGATTTGTGACTTGTTTTTGTCGACTTGTCTGACTTTTTTGGCTACTAATTGTTTTTTACAGAGATGGCGAAGAAGAATTCCAGTgaatcttaccagagagtccagGAGGCCAAGGCGAGGTCCCGTGCCAGAGCTGGCGGCGCCAGGGTAA